In Chloroflexota bacterium, a single genomic region encodes these proteins:
- a CDS encoding sulfatase-like hydrolase/transferase yields the protein MPSTNPNRPNILFILSDDQGAWAMRCAGNDEMVTPNLDRLSATGIRFDNFFCASPVCSPARASILTGRIPSQHGVQDFLRAGNATYLPNDGLEIDYIAGQPTYIELLAENGYECGLSGKWHIGHAALQRAGFSFWNVHAAGGGHYYDAPMILNGERSQTDEYVTDIITDNALDFLNGQFGSDAPFSLNVHYTAPHAPWGRDEHPDAVFDDFHDNCAFDSVPNEPMHPNQLAKEPSAATVGDTPENRRIALSGYFAAVTEMDRNIGRILDWLEANGLRESTLVMFMADNGMSMGHHGVWGKGNGTYPPNMYDTAVKIPALASMPGSVPQDLVCDRLLSQYDVMPTLLGYTGVDNPHADGLPGTDFSPVLRGESLGDATPVFVFDEYGPTRMIRTRNWKYVHRYPHGPNELYDLSGDPTETANIVNDPAYAGRVAALREELETWYARYVDEVMDGAKQAVYGRGQIGLVGSDEYPKPFADDVALQADVDGPLPATR from the coding sequence ATGCCAAGCACTAACCCCAACCGTCCCAACATCCTGTTCATTCTGAGCGACGACCAAGGGGCTTGGGCTATGCGCTGCGCGGGTAATGACGAGATGGTTACGCCCAATCTCGATCGGCTGTCGGCGACGGGCATTCGCTTCGATAATTTCTTCTGCGCGTCGCCCGTGTGCTCGCCGGCGCGCGCGTCAATACTCACCGGGCGCATCCCATCGCAGCACGGAGTGCAAGACTTCCTGCGCGCAGGCAATGCCACCTACCTGCCCAACGACGGCTTGGAGATCGACTACATCGCCGGACAGCCGACATACATCGAGCTGCTCGCGGAGAACGGCTACGAGTGCGGACTTAGCGGCAAGTGGCACATCGGGCATGCGGCGTTGCAGCGCGCTGGCTTTTCGTTCTGGAATGTGCATGCCGCCGGCGGCGGACACTACTACGACGCGCCGATGATTCTCAACGGCGAGCGCTCTCAGACCGACGAGTATGTTACCGACATCATCACCGACAACGCGCTCGACTTCCTGAACGGGCAGTTCGGCTCGGACGCGCCGTTCTCGCTGAATGTGCACTACACCGCGCCGCACGCGCCCTGGGGACGCGACGAACACCCGGATGCCGTCTTCGACGACTTCCACGACAACTGCGCCTTCGACTCCGTGCCCAACGAGCCTATGCACCCCAACCAGCTGGCGAAAGAACCATCCGCTGCGACTGTGGGCGATACTCCTGAAAATCGCAGGATCGCGCTGAGCGGCTACTTCGCCGCGGTAACCGAGATGGACCGCAACATCGGGCGAATACTCGACTGGCTGGAGGCGAACGGACTGCGCGAGAGCACGCTGGTGATGTTCATGGCGGACAATGGCATGAGCATGGGGCATCACGGCGTTTGGGGCAAGGGCAACGGCACATACCCGCCGAATATGTACGACACGGCGGTGAAAATCCCCGCGCTGGCGTCGATGCCGGGCAGCGTTCCGCAAGACCTCGTGTGCGATCGCCTGCTGAGCCAGTACGATGTGATGCCGACGCTGTTGGGCTATACCGGCGTGGACAACCCACACGCGGACGGGCTGCCGGGCACCGACTTTTCGCCCGTGCTGCGCGGCGAATCGTTGGGGGATGCTACGCCCGTGTTCGTATTCGACGAATACGGGCCAACGCGGATGATCCGCACGCGCAACTGGAAATACGTGCACCGCTACCCGCATGGTCCCAACGAACTATACGACCTGTCCGGAGACCCGACAGAGACCGCGAACATCGTCAACGACCCGGCGTACGCGGGCAGAGTCGCCGCGCTGCGCGAAGAGCTGGAAACTTGGTACGCCCGCTATGTGGACGAAGTGATGGACGGCGCGAAGCAAGCGGTGTACGGCAGAGGGCAAATCGGGCTAGTAGGCTCAGACGAATACCCGAAGCCGTTCGCTGACGATGTAGCGCTGCAAGCGGATGTGGATGGGCCGCTGCCCGCTACGCGATAG
- a CDS encoding cobalamin biosynthesis protein, which produces MTWWLPWHPDWWVNAGVLLLAIALDALLPEPPNALHPVVWMGKVIAALERLADGRSDTASFLIGAMMAIVVPALFCGAAWLAVICLREIGDMPYLRDIAYLRDLPYLLGSAILLKTTFAVRGLGQAARDTQRSIEGDDVDEARHSLRSLVSRDAATLSEPLVAAAAIESVAENTTDSYIAPWLVFALLGVPGAFAYRAANTLDSMVGYRGKYEYLGKASARIDDLLNLIPARISAILLIIAGALSGHNVAQGCRTAWQQRRLTDSPNAGWTIAATAGLLGVALEKPDHYRIGSAYREPTAPDISRTVNLAYIVAALGAAVAVGVMALFAAAAG; this is translated from the coding sequence ATGACATGGTGGCTGCCGTGGCATCCTGACTGGTGGGTGAACGCGGGTGTGCTGCTGCTTGCGATCGCGCTGGACGCCCTACTGCCGGAGCCACCGAACGCGCTGCATCCCGTAGTCTGGATGGGCAAGGTCATAGCCGCGCTAGAACGACTCGCAGACGGACGCAGCGATACGGCGTCGTTCCTGATTGGCGCGATGATGGCGATAGTCGTGCCTGCGCTGTTCTGCGGCGCGGCTTGGCTTGCGGTCATCTGCCTGCGCGAGATTGGCGATATGCCGTATCTGCGCGACATTGCGTATCTGCGAGATTTGCCGTACTTGCTTGGCAGCGCGATATTGCTGAAGACGACATTCGCGGTGCGCGGGTTGGGACAGGCGGCGCGTGACACGCAGCGCAGCATCGAAGGCGACGATGTGGACGAAGCGCGGCACAGCCTCCGCAGTCTCGTCAGCCGAGACGCCGCCACGCTGTCCGAGCCGCTAGTCGCCGCAGCCGCCATCGAGTCGGTCGCCGAGAACACGACGGACAGCTACATCGCGCCGTGGCTGGTGTTCGCGCTTCTGGGCGTGCCGGGCGCATTCGCCTATCGCGCGGCGAACACGCTGGACAGTATGGTGGGCTACCGCGGCAAGTACGAATACTTAGGCAAGGCATCGGCGCGTATCGACGACTTGCTGAACCTCATACCGGCGCGAATATCCGCCATTCTGCTGATAATCGCCGGCGCGCTGTCCGGGCACAACGTGGCGCAAGGCTGTCGCACCGCATGGCAACAGCGCCGCCTGACCGACAGCCCCAACGCCGGCTGGACAATCGCGGCGACGGCGGGGCTACTAGGCGTCGCGCTGGAGAAGCCCGATCATTACCGCATAGGCAGCGCCTACCGCGAACCTACCGCGCCTGACATCAGTAGAACGGTGAATCTCGCGTACATCGTGGCAGCGCTAGGCGCGGCGGTGGCGGTAGGCGTAATGGCGCTCTTTGCTGCCGCTGCGGGATAG
- a CDS encoding CbtA family protein — MQRTIIRAVLVGIVAGLIVGVYHNIFTVPIIEQAIVLEEERAAAALPAGAQAEEEPPLVSLGMQRVGMALGTAILGGVFGLLFAGAYGMLRWSLPNSNAIAMAVVAGLIGFWALSFLVSVKFPFVPPGVGSEDTLLSRQALHLLFYIMSALGVAGVIMALNEINNSAQSQAARQGFYALTGLVYAAFLVLIFWLVPGNPDPVPVPPALFLDFNNVTLIGHLLTWLLMAASFAYLLKKDQISSQT; from the coding sequence ATGCAACGAACAATCATTCGCGCGGTTCTTGTGGGTATTGTGGCAGGCTTGATTGTGGGCGTGTACCATAACATCTTCACTGTGCCGATTATTGAGCAGGCAATTGTGCTCGAAGAAGAGCGTGCCGCCGCCGCACTGCCCGCCGGCGCACAGGCAGAAGAAGAACCGCCTCTGGTGTCTCTCGGAATGCAGCGAGTTGGAATGGCTCTCGGCACTGCCATACTTGGCGGTGTGTTCGGCCTCCTGTTCGCGGGCGCCTATGGAATGCTGCGCTGGTCCCTTCCCAACTCTAACGCAATCGCTATGGCGGTTGTTGCCGGGCTTATTGGGTTCTGGGCGTTGTCGTTCCTCGTTTCCGTAAAGTTTCCATTTGTGCCACCGGGCGTTGGAAGCGAGGACACCTTGCTATCTCGGCAGGCGCTTCACCTGCTGTTCTACATTATGTCGGCGCTGGGCGTAGCGGGCGTCATTATGGCGCTGAACGAGATCAATAACAGCGCGCAATCCCAGGCAGCCCGCCAGGGATTCTACGCTCTAACAGGGCTGGTTTACGCAGCGTTTTTGGTTCTCATATTCTGGCTGGTTCCCGGCAACCCTGACCCGGTGCCGGTTCCCCCCGCTTTGTTCCTGGACTTCAATAATGTAACGCTCATCGGCCACCTGCTGACATGGTTGCTGATGGCGGCTAGCTTCGCCTATCTGCTGAAGAAAGACCAGATTTCCTCTCAAACCTGA
- a CDS encoding alpha/beta fold hydrolase, with the protein MPYVENGGVRIHYHVEGEGMPLVLQHGLTSSIQRWYEFGFVEALKGDYRLLLVDARGHGDSDTPHDADAYDQTTMASDVIAAMDAAGIDKAHYMGYSMGGSIGFAIAESFADRFHSLIIGGMHPYPLDAARLEDRIRRIKSGGMEGYVADLAADGDVISPERKAQLLANDPEAIIGASLGLIQRQDMSPVLPTMTMPCLVYCGDADGLHVGASECVQHMPNVTWVSLPGLDHTQAMERSELVLPHVRAFLKGAGDGN; encoded by the coding sequence ATGCCTTATGTTGAGAATGGCGGGGTTCGCATTCATTACCATGTGGAGGGCGAAGGAATGCCTCTGGTACTTCAGCACGGGCTTACCAGCAGCATACAGCGCTGGTACGAGTTCGGCTTTGTCGAAGCGCTGAAGGGCGATTATCGGCTGCTGCTGGTTGACGCGCGCGGACATGGCGACAGCGATACGCCGCACGACGCCGATGCCTATGATCAGACGACGATGGCGTCCGATGTTATCGCCGCGATGGATGCGGCGGGCATCGACAAGGCGCACTACATGGGCTACTCCATGGGCGGCAGCATCGGATTCGCCATCGCGGAGTCGTTCGCTGACCGCTTTCACTCGCTTATAATCGGCGGCATGCACCCGTATCCGCTGGACGCCGCCAGGCTGGAAGACCGCATCAGGCGCATCAAATCGGGCGGCATGGAAGGCTATGTAGCAGACCTTGCAGCCGATGGCGATGTCATTTCGCCTGAGCGCAAGGCGCAGTTGCTCGCCAACGATCCTGAGGCAATCATCGGCGCGTCTTTGGGTCTCATCCAACGGCAGGATATGTCTCCTGTGCTGCCCACGATGACGATGCCCTGCTTGGTGTATTGCGGCGACGCAGACGGCTTGCATGTGGGCGCGTCGGAGTGCGTACAGCATATGCCGAATGTTACCTGGGTTTCGCTGCCGGGACTGGATCATACGCAAGCGATGGAACGGAGCGAGTTGGTGCTGCCGCATGTGCGGGCGTTTCTGAAGGGAGCAGGCGACGGGAACTAA
- a CDS encoding magnesium chelatase subunit D family protein — MTQHNYDPQHNIFPFSAIVGQERMKLALVLNAINPAIGGVLIRGEKGTAKSTAARSLAALLPQIDVLPGCAYRCEPSVPFAGCGFCEASQRDAVSRQVRLVELPVSATEEAVVGTLDIEAAIREGSRRFEPGLLAAAHRGILYIDEVNLLNDHVVDVLLDSAAMGRNFVEREGISFAHPARFLLIGTMNPEEGDLRPQFIDRFGLAVEIDHIRDAERRADVIRRRIAFENDPAAFREGWAKAESAERERIASAMALLPSVKVDDGILTFIARLCAEHDVDGLRADIVIYKASQTLAAYEGRTSVTPEDVLRVAEMALMHRMRRQPFDDPEMNGERLQEMAQDLLSQNQPPPENYMREPDMPDAPPPELPLETEHRNEHYEDGADEDVFSTGESFQVKPLNLDAPDSQARASHGRRTVSRVSDRRGRYIGAALPDSKVTDLAVDATVRAASPYQLRRGADHTATDGNLALKVEAWDLRQKVRESRVGNLVVFLVDSSGSMGARQRMVATKGAVVSLLMDAYQRRDRVAMIAFRGTQAEVVLPPTGSPKLAQQRLDNLPTGGRTPMAKALADARRLIKQQKQRSPDTPPLLVIVSDCRANVGMSGDKSDGKSGGDPFDDALRMCEELRQDKVRAIVLDPAPRSNRFGLVERIADALGGEYIPLNELRADAISSAVRRVQDSEVR; from the coding sequence ATGACGCAGCACAACTATGACCCACAACATAACATCTTCCCCTTCTCCGCCATCGTGGGGCAGGAGCGGATGAAGCTCGCGCTGGTTCTGAACGCCATCAATCCGGCGATTGGCGGCGTGCTGATTCGCGGCGAGAAGGGCACGGCGAAATCCACGGCGGCGCGGTCGCTGGCTGCGCTATTGCCGCAGATCGATGTATTGCCGGGATGCGCGTATCGCTGCGAACCAAGCGTGCCATTCGCGGGCTGCGGGTTCTGCGAGGCGTCTCAGCGGGATGCCGTATCGCGGCAGGTGCGCCTGGTGGAGCTGCCCGTGAGTGCGACTGAAGAGGCGGTGGTGGGAACGCTGGACATCGAAGCCGCCATACGCGAGGGTAGCCGCCGCTTCGAGCCGGGTCTGCTCGCGGCGGCGCATCGAGGCATCCTGTACATCGATGAGGTGAACCTGCTCAACGACCATGTTGTCGATGTGCTGCTCGACTCGGCGGCGATGGGTCGCAACTTCGTGGAACGCGAGGGCATCTCGTTCGCGCATCCCGCGCGCTTCCTGCTCATTGGCACGATGAATCCGGAAGAAGGCGACTTGCGACCGCAGTTCATCGACCGATTCGGGCTTGCGGTGGAAATCGACCATATCCGCGATGCAGAACGCCGCGCCGATGTGATACGGCGGCGCATCGCTTTCGAGAACGATCCGGCGGCGTTCCGAGAAGGCTGGGCGAAAGCGGAATCGGCGGAGCGAGAGCGCATCGCGTCCGCCATGGCGCTGCTGCCATCAGTCAAGGTCGATGACGGCATCCTGACATTCATCGCGCGGCTGTGCGCCGAGCACGATGTTGACGGGCTGCGCGCGGACATCGTGATATACAAGGCGTCTCAAACTCTCGCGGCGTACGAGGGCAGGACGAGTGTAACGCCCGAGGATGTGCTGCGCGTGGCGGAGATGGCACTGATGCACCGCATGCGCCGCCAGCCGTTTGATGACCCGGAGATGAACGGCGAGCGGCTGCAAGAAATGGCGCAAGACTTGCTATCGCAAAATCAGCCGCCGCCCGAAAACTATATGCGCGAACCTGACATGCCGGATGCGCCGCCGCCTGAATTGCCACTTGAGACTGAACACCGTAATGAACACTATGAGGACGGCGCGGATGAGGATGTGTTCAGCACCGGCGAGTCGTTTCAGGTCAAGCCCCTGAACTTGGATGCGCCGGACAGTCAGGCGCGCGCGAGCCACGGCAGGCGCACGGTAAGCCGCGTGAGCGACCGGCGCGGGCGATATATTGGCGCGGCGTTACCCGATAGCAAGGTAACTGATCTCGCCGTGGACGCGACGGTGCGCGCGGCATCGCCGTATCAACTGCGGCGCGGCGCGGACCACACTGCGACGGACGGTAATCTCGCGCTCAAGGTGGAGGCTTGGGACTTGCGGCAGAAGGTACGCGAGTCGCGGGTTGGCAACCTTGTCGTGTTCCTCGTGGATTCCAGCGGCTCGATGGGCGCGCGGCAGAGGATGGTCGCCACGAAAGGCGCGGTCGTATCGCTGCTGATGGACGCGTACCAGCGGCGCGACCGCGTGGCCATGATTGCGTTTCGCGGCACGCAGGCGGAGGTCGTCTTGCCGCCGACGGGCAGCCCAAAGTTGGCGCAGCAGCGGCTCGACAATTTGCCCACAGGTGGCAGAACGCCGATGGCAAAGGCGCTCGCGGATGCCCGTAGGCTCATCAAGCAGCAGAAACAGCGCAGCCCGGACACGCCGCCCTTGCTGGTAATCGTCTCCGACTGCCGCGCGAATGTGGGCATGTCCGGCGACAAGTCTGACGGCAAATCGGGCGGCGATCCGTTCGACGATGCGCTGCGGATGTGCGAGGAATTGCGCCAAGACAAGGTGCGCGCGATAGTGCTAGACCCGGCGCCGCGCAGCAACCGATTCGGGCTAGTGGAGCGCATCGCTGACGCGCTCGGCGGCGAGTACATCCCGCTAAACGAACTGCGCGCGGACGCGATTAGTTCGGCAGTGAGACGGGTGCAGGATTCGGAAGTGCGATAG
- a CDS encoding aspartate dehydrogenase translates to MTTTPRANSMCHMSKARKIVGIAGCGTIGRKVAAALDGGALPSAVLGGITSRNLERAASFASTLDGATPVVELQRLVEIVDIVVEAAPASAMESIATATLSAGKDLMALSGGALLERDDLFALAANNGATIYVPSGAIAGLDSVAGACEGRIDSLTMITRKPPAGLKGAPGIAASGIDLDAVTEPTVVYEGAALEACRLFPANVNVSAALSMAGLGPTKTRIRIYADPTVDKNTHDIVVEGEFGRLSIRIENTPSDENPRTGKISALSALATLRKITSTVQVGT, encoded by the coding sequence TTGACAACTACACCGCGCGCCAATAGTATGTGCCACATGAGTAAAGCACGAAAGATTGTCGGAATCGCGGGCTGCGGTACTATTGGGCGCAAGGTCGCCGCCGCGTTGGACGGTGGCGCGCTGCCGAGCGCCGTTCTGGGCGGCATAACTAGCCGCAATTTGGAACGCGCGGCCAGTTTTGCATCCACGCTTGACGGCGCGACGCCGGTGGTCGAGTTGCAGCGTCTCGTGGAGATTGTCGATATTGTAGTTGAGGCGGCGCCGGCGAGCGCTATGGAGTCGATTGCGACCGCCACGCTGTCCGCAGGCAAAGATCTGATGGCACTCAGCGGCGGCGCATTGCTCGAACGCGACGACCTGTTTGCGCTGGCAGCCAACAACGGCGCGACGATATATGTGCCGTCGGGCGCGATAGCCGGTCTCGACAGCGTGGCGGGCGCGTGCGAAGGGCGAATCGACTCGCTGACGATGATTACACGCAAGCCCCCAGCAGGACTGAAAGGCGCACCCGGCATCGCCGCATCGGGCATCGACTTGGACGCGGTTACAGAGCCGACCGTCGTTTACGAAGGTGCCGCGCTGGAGGCGTGCAGACTGTTCCCCGCTAATGTCAATGTGTCCGCCGCGCTAAGCATGGCGGGCTTGGGTCCGACGAAAACGCGGATCCGAATCTACGCCGACCCGACCGTTGACAAGAACACGCACGACATCGTGGTCGAAGGCGAGTTCGGCAGGCTGAGCATCCGCATCGAGAACACGCCGTCAGATGAAAATCCAAGAACTGGCAAGATTTCCGCGCTGTCTGCACTCGCTACATTGCGAAAGATAACATCGACCGTTCAGGTCGGTACATGA
- the cobT gene encoding nicotinate-nucleotide--dimethylbenzimidazole phosphoribosyltransferase has translation MARTLSDVIAAVMPADTGAMRRALGRQRNLTKPPGSLGRLEDVSVQLAGIFGSERPIIGGKAVIVAAGDHGVVAQGVTGYPQEVTAQMVLNFLAGGAAVSVMARRIGARQIIVDAGVAADLPEHPELRAVRIDSGTADTSEGPAMTREQAERSVLAGFEIAVEAAEFGADLIAAGEMGIGNTTASSAITAAFTGASPQETTGAGTGRNPEELAHKAAIVQRALDVNAPDPSDGLDVLAKVGGFEIGVLAGVALGTASMRRALIVDGFISGAAMLIAQALCPTARDYMIASHRSAERGHSIALAHLNLLPLLELDMRLGEGSGAVLAMPVVEAAAACLSEMATFGEAGVSDRDDSAVEAAIDSQ, from the coding sequence ATGGCGCGGACACTTTCTGATGTTATAGCGGCGGTGATGCCTGCGGATACGGGCGCTATGCGGCGCGCGCTTGGTAGGCAGCGCAATCTGACGAAGCCGCCGGGCAGTCTTGGCAGGCTTGAGGATGTGTCGGTGCAACTTGCGGGCATATTTGGCAGCGAGCGTCCGATCATAGGCGGCAAGGCGGTCATAGTCGCGGCAGGCGACCACGGCGTCGTGGCGCAGGGCGTGACCGGCTATCCGCAAGAGGTTACGGCGCAGATGGTGCTGAACTTCCTCGCGGGCGGCGCGGCGGTCAGCGTGATGGCGCGTCGAATCGGCGCGCGACAGATTATCGTGGATGCGGGCGTTGCGGCGGACTTGCCGGAGCATCCTGAATTGCGCGCGGTACGCATCGACAGCGGCACGGCGGACACCAGCGAAGGTCCGGCGATGACTCGCGAACAGGCGGAGCGCAGCGTGCTGGCAGGCTTCGAGATTGCGGTGGAAGCTGCCGAGTTCGGGGCGGACCTGATTGCGGCGGGTGAGATGGGCATCGGCAACACAACCGCGTCGAGCGCCATCACAGCAGCGTTCACGGGCGCGTCTCCGCAGGAAACGACCGGCGCAGGCACGGGACGCAATCCCGAAGAGTTGGCGCACAAAGCCGCAATCGTGCAGCGCGCGCTCGATGTCAACGCGCCTGACCCATCGGACGGGTTGGATGTGCTGGCGAAGGTTGGCGGATTCGAGATTGGCGTGCTTGCGGGCGTGGCACTGGGGACGGCGAGCATGCGGCGCGCGCTCATCGTGGACGGATTTATATCCGGCGCGGCGATGCTCATCGCGCAGGCGCTCTGCCCTACTGCACGCGACTACATGATCGCGTCGCACCGTTCCGCCGAGAGGGGACATAGCATCGCGCTCGCGCACCTGAACTTACTGCCCTTATTGGAACTCGACATGCGACTCGGCGAAGGCAGCGGCGCGGTTCTCGCGATGCCCGTAGTCGAGGCGGCGGCGGCGTGCCTGAGCGAGATGGCGACATTCGGCGAAGCAGGCGTATCCGACCGCGACGATAGCGCAGTTGAGGCGGCGATAGATAGCCAATGA
- a CDS encoding adenosylcobinamide-GDP ribazoletransferase produces MNGLRSAIGFLTILPLAPRDAPSSMSSARGWFPFVGLLLGIILAAVESLTVLLLGGNWGWASLESMESAVFYSEPSPMVMLWAVMTVVLLAALTRALHLDGFMDSCDALFGGFDRERRLAILRDPHVGAFAVIGVVCLLMAKAAAIAALPQVGPIPPVSLDRPDKLPMLLLFPCLSRWAMLLTMELYPYARRNGLGTAFFHESKDASGSDSGANSDGKRRIRWHLILGFVFTLVVSVALAGVTGLMMLAAACAVAWGVGAWATRLLGGVTGDIYGAVNEIAEVAVLLLALILIAAAPISIYSPLFELLWSVLP; encoded by the coding sequence ATGAACGGGTTGCGCTCTGCCATCGGTTTCCTGACGATATTGCCGCTCGCCCCGCGTGATGCGCCTAGTTCTATGTCGTCGGCGCGCGGCTGGTTTCCGTTTGTGGGGCTGCTACTTGGCATAATCCTTGCCGCCGTTGAGTCCCTTACAGTCCTCTTACTGGGGGGGAATTGGGGATGGGCTTCGCTGGAATCTATGGAATCGGCTGTCTTTTACAGCGAACCTAGTCCCATGGTGATGCTATGGGCGGTAATGACGGTCGTGCTGCTGGCAGCGTTGACGCGCGCGCTACACCTTGACGGGTTTATGGATTCGTGCGATGCGCTGTTCGGCGGCTTCGACAGGGAGCGGCGGCTTGCGATATTGCGCGACCCTCATGTGGGCGCGTTCGCCGTCATTGGCGTAGTGTGCCTGCTGATGGCAAAGGCAGCGGCTATAGCGGCGTTGCCACAAGTAGGTCCAATTCCCCCGGTATCCCTGGACAGGCCCGACAAGTTGCCCATGCTGCTGCTGTTCCCCTGCCTTTCGCGCTGGGCGATGCTGCTGACGATGGAGCTGTATCCCTACGCGCGGCGAAACGGGCTAGGCACAGCATTCTTTCATGAAAGCAAGGATGCGAGCGGCAGCGATAGTGGCGCGAACAGCGATGGCAAACGGCGCATCCGCTGGCATTTGATACTTGGGTTCGTCTTCACGCTGGTCGTGAGCGTTGCACTGGCGGGCGTAACGGGCTTGATGATGCTCGCGGCGGCGTGCGCTGTGGCGTGGGGCGTGGGCGCATGGGCGACGCGGCTGCTCGGCGGCGTCACCGGCGACATATACGGCGCTGTCAACGAGATCGCGGAGGTGGCAGTGTTGTTGCTTGCGCTGATATTAATTGCGGCAGCGCCTATTAGCATATACTCGCCTCTGTTTGAATTGCTATGGTCGGTACTCCCATGA
- the cobO gene encoding cob(I)yrinic acid a,c-diamide adenosyltransferase has translation MTTDSTANENGSTTETEREHQPVKGPRIKKGLVVVNTGNGKGKTTAALGVLFRAWGRGMRVEMFQFLKHTGSRFGESRAAEKVGIPMSAMGDGFTWRTKNMESTQELGRAQWENCKRAILSGEHDVIVLDEFTYPLHYGWVPVEDVIETLKQKPHMLHVIITGRYAPDELVEFADLVTEMREIKHPYREQGIKAQPGLEF, from the coding sequence ATGACCACTGACTCCACCGCGAACGAAAATGGATCCACGACAGAGACTGAACGCGAGCATCAGCCCGTTAAGGGGCCTCGCATCAAGAAGGGGCTTGTCGTCGTCAACACGGGCAACGGTAAGGGCAAGACGACCGCGGCGCTGGGCGTGCTGTTTCGCGCTTGGGGACGCGGTATGCGCGTGGAGATGTTCCAGTTTCTGAAGCACACCGGCTCGCGCTTTGGCGAAAGCCGCGCCGCCGAGAAGGTGGGCATCCCGATGAGCGCGATGGGCGACGGCTTCACTTGGCGCACTAAGAACATGGAAAGCACGCAGGAACTCGGGCGCGCTCAGTGGGAGAATTGCAAGCGAGCGATACTGTCCGGCGAGCACGATGTCATCGTCCTGGACGAGTTCACATATCCGCTGCACTACGGCTGGGTCCCCGTCGAAGATGTCATTGAGACACTGAAACAGAAGCCGCACATGCTCCATGTCATCATAACCGGCAGGTACGCGCCGGACGAGCTCGTGGAGTTCGCCGACCTCGTAACCGAGATGCGCGAGATAAAGCACCCGTACCGCGAGCAGGGCATCAAGGCGCAGCCGGGCTTGGAGTTTTAG
- a CDS encoding ion transporter — MQKASLLADNLVNKRVFEYFIIGLILVNGVILGLGTSQTVERQFGSLLHFGNQIILFVFILEALLKMLAHSPRVDNYFRDGWNVFDFLVIIVALVPATGDYAMIARLARLLRVLRLISAVMELRLIVSALVRSIPSVGHVMLLMGIIVYIYAIIGYQLFHEHDPMHWRSLGASVLTLFNIITLEGWTVVMDNAMQLHSWAWVYFVSYVVVATFVVINLFVAIIINNLDQANAERLRELEPPVTREELLRELRSTRSALRRLEHRLEDEGITTRGDGKDDDGEADDSADKTQNGRE, encoded by the coding sequence ATGCAGAAAGCCTCACTGTTAGCGGACAACCTTGTCAACAAGCGCGTTTTCGAGTACTTCATAATCGGTCTGATTCTGGTGAACGGTGTCATCTTGGGTCTCGGCACATCGCAGACCGTAGAGCGGCAATTCGGCAGCTTGCTTCATTTCGGCAATCAGATCATCCTGTTCGTGTTCATACTCGAAGCGCTGTTGAAGATGCTCGCGCACTCACCGCGCGTGGACAATTATTTCCGTGACGGCTGGAACGTGTTCGATTTCTTGGTGATAATCGTCGCGCTTGTGCCGGCGACGGGCGACTATGCGATGATAGCGCGACTGGCGCGTCTGCTGCGCGTGCTGCGACTCATTTCGGCGGTCATGGAACTGCGGCTCATCGTTTCGGCACTGGTGCGCTCTATACCCAGCGTCGGTCATGTGATGCTGTTGATGGGCATCATTGTGTACATCTACGCGATAATCGGCTACCAGCTCTTTCACGAGCACGACCCGATGCACTGGCGCAGCTTAGGCGCGTCAGTGCTGACGCTGTTCAACATCATCACGCTTGAAGGCTGGACTGTGGTGATGGACAACGCCATGCAGCTTCATTCGTGGGCGTGGGTGTACTTCGTCAGCTATGTCGTAGTGGCGACATTCGTGGTGATAAACCTGTTTGTCGCCATCATCATCAACAATCTAGACCAAGCGAACGCCGAGCGACTGCGCGAATTAGAGCCGCCCGTAACCCGCGAGGAGCTGCTGCGCGAACTACGCTCCACCCGCTCGGCCCTCCGTCGGCTAGAACACCGCCTAGAAGATGAAGGCATAACCACGCGGGGCGACGGCAAGGATGATGACGGCGAGGCGGACGACAGCGCAGACAAGACGCAAAACGGCAGGGAGTAG